A region from the Enterobacter roggenkampii genome encodes:
- the artM gene encoding arginine ABC transporter permease ArtM — protein sequence MLEYFPELMKGLHTSLTLTVASIIVALILALIFTIILTLKTPVLVWIVRGYITLFTGTPLLVQIFLIYYGPGQFPSLQEYPVIWHLLSEPWLCALIALSLNSAAYTTQLFFGAIRAIPEGQWQSCGALGMSKKDTLAILLPYAFKRALSSYSNEVVLVFKSTSLAYTITLMEVMGHGQLLYGRTYDVMVFGAAGVVYLVVNGLLTLMMRLIERKALAFERRN from the coding sequence ATGCTTGAATACTTTCCCGAGTTGATGAAAGGGCTGCACACCAGCCTGACGCTGACCGTGGCGTCCATTATCGTGGCGCTGATCCTGGCGCTCATCTTCACCATCATCCTGACGCTGAAAACGCCGGTGCTGGTGTGGATTGTGCGCGGGTACATCACCCTGTTTACCGGTACGCCGCTGCTGGTGCAGATCTTCCTGATTTACTACGGCCCGGGCCAGTTCCCGTCGCTGCAGGAATATCCGGTTATCTGGCATCTGCTCTCTGAGCCATGGCTGTGTGCCCTGATTGCCCTTTCGCTGAACAGCGCGGCCTATACCACCCAGCTGTTCTTTGGTGCGATCCGCGCCATTCCGGAAGGCCAGTGGCAGTCCTGCGGGGCGCTGGGCATGAGCAAGAAGGACACGCTGGCGATCCTGCTGCCGTACGCCTTTAAGCGCGCGCTCTCCTCCTACTCCAACGAAGTGGTGCTGGTGTTCAAGAGTACCTCTCTGGCCTATACCATCACCCTGATGGAAGTGATGGGACACGGACAGCTGCTGTACGGGCGCACCTATGACGTGATGGTGTTCGGCGCGGCGGGCGTGGTCTATCTGGTGGTGAACGGTCTGCTGACGCTGATGATGCGCCTTATTGAGCGTAAAGCGCTGGCGTTTGAGCGCAGGAATTAA
- the artQ gene encoding arginine ABC transporter permease ArtQ, with the protein MNEIFPLASAAGMTVGLAVCALIIGLVLAMFFAVWESAKWFPVAWTGSALVTVLRGLPEILVVLFIYFGSSQLLLTLSDGFTINLGFAQIPVQMQIDNFDVSPFLCGVIALSLLYSAYASQTLRGALKAVPQGQWESGQALGLSKSAIFFRLVMPQMWRHALPGLGNQWLVLLKDTALVSLISVNDLMLQTKSIATRTQEPFTWYIVAAAIYLVITLLSQYILKRIDLRATRFERRPG; encoded by the coding sequence ATGAATGAAATTTTTCCTTTAGCAAGCGCCGCCGGGATGACCGTCGGCCTTGCCGTTTGCGCACTGATTATCGGCCTGGTGCTGGCGATGTTCTTTGCGGTGTGGGAATCCGCGAAATGGTTCCCCGTCGCCTGGACAGGCTCCGCGCTGGTCACCGTGCTGCGTGGGCTACCGGAAATTCTGGTGGTCCTGTTTATCTATTTCGGTTCCTCGCAGCTGCTGCTCACGCTCTCGGACGGCTTCACGATTAATCTCGGCTTTGCGCAGATCCCGGTGCAGATGCAGATCGACAACTTCGACGTCAGCCCGTTCCTGTGCGGCGTCATTGCGCTCTCCCTGCTCTACTCCGCGTACGCGTCGCAAACCCTGCGCGGTGCGCTGAAGGCCGTGCCGCAGGGACAGTGGGAGTCGGGTCAGGCGTTAGGGTTGTCAAAATCCGCCATCTTCTTCCGTCTGGTGATGCCGCAGATGTGGCGTCATGCCCTGCCGGGCCTCGGCAACCAGTGGCTGGTGCTGCTGAAAGATACCGCGCTGGTGAGCCTGATAAGCGTTAACGATCTGATGCTGCAAACCAAAAGCATCGCCACCCGTACCCAGGAGCCGTTTACCTGGTACATTGTGGCGGCGGCAATCTACCTGGTGATCACGTTGCTCAGTCAGTACATCCTCAAGCGTATTGACCTGCGAGCGACGCGCTTTGAACGGAGACCAGGCTGA
- the artI gene encoding arginine ABC transporter substrate-binding protein ArtI — MKKVLLAVLLAGVTLSATAAQTIRFATEASYPPFESIDANNKIVGFDVDLANALCKEIDATCTFSNQAFDSLIPSLKFRRIDAVMAGMDITPEREKQVLFTTPYYDNSALFIGQKGKFTSVDQLKGKKVGVQNGTTHQKFIMDKHPEITTVPYDSYQNAKLDLQNGRIDGVFGDTAVVTEWLKANDKLAPVGDKVTDKDYFGTGLGIAVRQGNTELQQKFNAALEKVKKDGTYETIYKKWFQK, encoded by the coding sequence ATGAAAAAAGTATTACTTGCCGTGCTGCTTGCTGGCGTTACCCTTTCCGCTACCGCAGCTCAGACCATTCGTTTCGCCACGGAAGCCTCTTACCCTCCGTTTGAATCCATTGATGCAAACAACAAAATTGTTGGCTTTGACGTGGACCTGGCTAACGCCCTGTGTAAAGAGATCGATGCGACCTGCACCTTCAGCAACCAGGCGTTCGACAGCCTGATCCCAAGCCTGAAGTTCCGCCGTATTGACGCCGTGATGGCCGGTATGGACATCACCCCGGAGCGTGAAAAGCAGGTGCTGTTCACCACCCCTTACTATGACAACTCTGCCCTGTTCATTGGTCAGAAAGGCAAATTCACCTCTGTCGATCAGCTGAAAGGCAAAAAAGTGGGCGTGCAGAACGGTACCACGCACCAGAAATTCATCATGGATAAGCATCCGGAAATCACCACCGTTCCGTATGACAGCTACCAGAACGCGAAGCTGGATCTGCAGAATGGCCGTATCGACGGCGTATTTGGTGATACCGCTGTCGTGACCGAGTGGCTGAAAGCCAACGACAAGCTGGCGCCAGTGGGCGACAAAGTGACCGATAAGGACTACTTCGGTACCGGTCTGGGGATTGCCGTTCGTCAGGGCAACACTGAGCTGCAGCAGAAATTCAACGCTGCGCTGGAAAAAGTGAAGAAAGACGGCACCTACGAAACCATCTATAAAAAATGGTTCCAGAAGTAA
- the artP gene encoding arginine ABC transporter ATP-binding protein ArtP — MSIKLNGINCFYGAHQALFDITLNCPEGETLVLLGPSGAGKSSLLRVLNLLEMPRSGTLAIAGNQFDFAKTPSDKAIRELRQNVGMVFQQYNLWPHLTVLQNLIEAPCRVLGLSKDQAIARAEKLLERLRLKPYSDRYPLHLSGGQQQRVAIARALMMEPAVLLFDEPTAALDPEITAQIVSIIRELAETNITQVIVTHEVEVARKTASRVVYMENGYIVEQGDASCFANPQTDAFKNYLSH; from the coding sequence ATGAGTATTAAACTAAACGGCATTAACTGCTTCTACGGCGCACACCAGGCGCTGTTTGACATCACGCTGAACTGCCCGGAAGGCGAAACGCTGGTTTTGCTTGGCCCAAGCGGTGCAGGCAAAAGTTCCCTTCTGCGCGTCCTTAATCTGCTTGAAATGCCTCGTTCAGGTACGCTGGCAATTGCCGGTAACCAATTTGATTTCGCAAAGACGCCGTCTGATAAAGCGATACGCGAGCTGCGTCAAAACGTCGGCATGGTCTTCCAGCAATACAATCTCTGGCCGCACCTGACGGTGCTGCAAAACCTGATTGAAGCCCCGTGCCGCGTGCTGGGCTTAAGCAAAGATCAGGCCATCGCGCGTGCCGAAAAGCTGCTGGAGCGTCTGCGCCTTAAGCCCTACAGTGACCGCTACCCGCTGCACCTGTCCGGTGGTCAGCAGCAGCGCGTGGCCATTGCCCGTGCGCTGATGATGGAGCCTGCGGTACTGCTGTTTGATGAACCCACCGCCGCGCTGGACCCGGAAATCACCGCTCAGATCGTCAGCATTATTCGCGAGCTGGCGGAAACCAACATTACGCAGGTTATCGTTACCCACGAAGTGGAAGTGGCGCGTAAAACCGCCAGCCGTGTGGTGTACATGGAAAACGGGTATATCGTTGAGCAAGGTGATGCGAGCTGCTTCGCTAACCCGCAAACCGATGCCTTCAAAAACTATTTATCTCATTGA
- a CDS encoding lipoprotein: MRYSALTLLVPCALVLSACTTTVTPAFKDIGTRSGPCIEGGPNTVAQQFYDYRIQHRSNDLTGLRPYLSDGLAKLLNDATRDPQHNALLKSDPFSSRTTLPDSAEVASASTIPNTDARNIPLRVKLTQGSQTWQDEVLMIREGQCWAVDDVRYVGGSVHAPAGTLRQSIENR, from the coding sequence ATGCGCTATTCAGCTTTAACACTTTTAGTGCCCTGCGCGCTGGTGCTCAGCGCCTGTACCACCACGGTCACGCCAGCCTTTAAGGATATCGGTACCCGCAGCGGCCCCTGCATTGAGGGCGGCCCGAACACCGTGGCGCAGCAGTTCTATGATTACCGGATTCAGCACCGCAGCAACGACCTCACCGGCCTGCGCCCGTATCTGAGCGATGGTCTGGCAAAACTGCTTAACGATGCCACCCGCGATCCGCAGCACAACGCGCTGCTGAAATCCGACCCGTTCTCCAGCCGCACCACGCTGCCGGACAGCGCCGAAGTGGCCAGCGCGTCAACCATCCCGAACACGGATGCCCGTAATATTCCGCTGCGCGTGAAGCTGACGCAGGGCAGCCAAACCTGGCAGGACGAAGTGCTGATGATCCGTGAAGGCCAGTGCTGGGCGGTGGACGACGTACGCTACGTGGGCGGCAGCGTGCATGCCCCGGCCGGCACGCTGCGCCAGTCGATTGAGAACCGCTGA